The Phycisphaerae bacterium sequence GAGCGCCAGCACGATCAGCGCAAAACCGCCAACGCCGGCGGTAATCAGGGTGCGGCGGATGATCCGACGGGGAGACGGGAAGACCTCACGCATGATCTGCTCCTCCAACCTGAGTCCCTAGAGATGACCCTGCCTGGCAACGACGCCAAGTTCCGTGTGGGCAGGTTATTCCATCCATCCTCAGGATTCAAGCGGTTCCCGGCTCCGGGCGTCGAATTCTGCTTGCCTGAAGCCATGCCGGGATCAGCGAGATCGCCACCGGTCAAGCAACTTGCTGACCGAATTCTTGTCGAAGTCCTTGGGCTGCGGCTTGTCGAGCCCGGCCTCAAGCTGCTCGAAGGTCGGCGTCTTGGACGGTACTCCGTCGGCGGGGACTTCCAGACCCGCGACCCAGGCAACCGCGTTGAGCACGATCTTGCGGTAGTCGTCGTTCGCCCAGTTCCAATGGATATGCCCGCCGGTGAAGCCGAATCCCCGCCCACCGCCGGGTCGTTCGAAGACCCATGCCGTGTGCTCGGGCATGCCCTTGCGGGCTCGGACGTGCTGGTTTCCGCTGTGAAAGCCATCTGGCCGCTCGCGGGTGGCGTCCGGTGGAAGGGCCGTGAGAATCGGAGTGACCTCTTTCATGTCCTCCGGAAACCGCATGTGATAGTACCACTCGTCATCGATCGCGAACGGCCGGACACCGCGGGCGACGGGATGTCTTGGAAACTCCTTGTACTCGGCCGTCCAGAAGGGATTGACCGACCAGAAACCTTCGAAGTAGCCCCCGATCCACTTGAGAAAGCGGTCCCCGGCTTCGCCCTTGGGGACCTCGACCGCGTAGTGAAGACAGGCGAGGTTGACGCCCTTGTCGATCAGTGCCTGGACCTCCTTGAGATGAGGGATGATGGGTTGCCCGCCGCCACCGTCGGCGTAGATGACCACAGCGTTGGCATTGTCGAAAGCCGTCGGCTCTTTGGGCCAACCGTTGTGGTAGACCGTGGCCAGGATGCCAGGCATGTTCTCGTTGAGCAGCTTGGCCAACAACGCGCAGCCGGCGTTGTGTTCGTGTTCGCCATAGCCGTGACTGGACGGGCCGGCGACGAAAACGACTTTCCTCCTACCCTCCAGGGGAAGCCGTTTCAGCAAAACCTTGCGGAACTGGACTTTCATTGGCGGACCGGCGTGGAGCTGCAGAGCGATGATGCCGCTGAACCTCCTCATCTCTCTGTCCTCGTCGGTGGTATCGGACATGACCTGTCCGTTGATCTCGTGGATGAGCCGGTTGCCGCAGGCCACGATCCGGTAGAGGTTCCAGTCCTCCTTCTTGATCCGTTCACCGAGTTTGGCCCGGTCACCGACTTGGCCAGTGACCTTCGGTTTGTGGTCTGCGCCGATCACGACCTTGTCGCCCCGCGGGGCGATGATGCCGCGGTCGCGCTCGGCGTAGTGGGCCCCCGTCCATTCATTGGCTGCGTCCACGTCCGCCTGGTAGCCGCCGACCACCCACTTGCCGACCTGGGGCATCTCGAAACTGCGATACTGGACGCCGCTGTTCCCGCCGAAGATGCGGAACTCGAGCCTGAGTTCGAAGTCATCAACCAGGCCACCTCGCCAGATGAGGAAGGTGTTCAGCTTGATCGGCTTGTCGGCCGTGGTCTGCCCCGTGATGGCTTCGTCCTCAACCCGCCAGAGGTCGGGATCACCATCCCAGCCGGCTAGTGTCTTGCCGTCGAAGATCGGCTTGAAGCCGTCATCCCCCGCCGCAGCTGCTGGGGCAGGGAATACGCTCAGCACGACGAGGCCGCAAAGTACTTTCAGGGCGAGAATCCTTGGGGACATCCGACACCTCCCTCGGGGTATTGGGGGACACACGACCGATATCGCACCATAAGCGTAGCGTCCGCCTGGTGAGGACGCAAAGAAGTGTTTTGGGGAAACCACGCCTTCACGATGCCATGACGACGAAGCCCTGAGTTGACCTTAAGTCATTTATTTGAAGTGTTTTACATGTTCTTGATGCGGCCGTCGCCCATCCCTCCCCTTCGTCCGGCAGCACGACGGACGCCTGCAATATCGGGCGGACAGGGTGGGTGGCCCCCCGATTCGCGCGGCTCGGCCAATGACCACCGAGAAAACGCCGGACGACGAGGATAGGATTGATTAAGTCGCCGATGGGGGGGGGAAAGATGAGTCGTTTCATTCCATCAAATGTCATTGCTCACGCCGTCTGCCAGGCCGTCCGAATGACTCCCGAAGACCCCATGCCCACGGATCCCGCTGTCCACCTGTTTCGTCTCACCTATGGACTCACCGAATACGAACGCCTCGAAGTCATGCGCATGGTACGGTGCATGATGGCATCCAGTAGATCCTCCAAGATCTGACCAACAGACAGACCGCGACGACCGGCTGCTCCGAGACGAATTTCGGTGGCTGGTTTTCTCTACCTTACCTCACAGTCCCCGGCATCGATCAAGGTTCTGCCGCCCGGCTCTCGGGAGCTGTCGTGTTCGACTCGCCGGGTCGGCCGGTTTCCTCCGCCGGAGCCGTGGCCCCCGCCGGGAGCGGGAGATGCCGGGCAAGAAACTGATCGATCTTGTACCAGCAGTAATCGCTCACGCTCTGAGCAAGATCCATGGTGTGCGGCCATCCCGCGAGACGCACATATTCACAGGGAACATCGAGCTCCTTCAGCCTTGTCGCCAGGGCGTCGGCTTGCTCGATGGGCACGGTATCGTCGATCGTGCCGTGCAGAATGAGCGTCGGCGGAGCATCCCTGGTCAGGTGGGTGAGCGGCGACGCTTGCCGGTACATCGCCTGAGCCTCCTGGTATTGCCTGCCGCCCATGAAGCTGACAACCACGGGCTGCGAGCGGGCGAACGGAGTGGTCAGGTCAGTGGGCCCGTAGAAGTTGATCACTGCTTGGACCCGACTGCTCGCTCGGGAATTCTCCCCGTCGCCTTCCAGCTCTGCGACCTTGGGTGAGTAACCCAGCATCATGGCCAAATGCCCCCCGGCCGATCCGCCCATGGCTGCAATCCTGTCCGGATCCACGTGCAGGACGTTCGCGTTGGCCCGCAACCAGCGCACCGCGCACTTGACGTCGTGCACGGCCGCCGGGTAGGGGGCCTGGCCCGAGAGCCGATAGGAGACAGTCGCGGCCACGTAGCCTCGCTCCGCAAGCTTGATGCAGTAGGGTCGATAGACGGAACGATGCCCGCTCTTCCAGGCCCCGCCGTGGATCAGCAGAATCGCGGGTACATTCCTCTCCAGTTTCCGTGGTTGGTAGAGATCGAGCTTCAACGAAATGTCGCCGACGCGGCCGTACTCCACGTCGGGCTTGACGACGACGTTGGCCGGCGTCAGCGCCAAGAGGTTGATGAGTCTGACTTCCCCGCGCCCGATGGCCGCCTTCACCTCTTCGGTCGAGGCATAGCCCTTGGGAGGCGCCGGAGCCGATGTGGTCAGGGGGCGAGCCACCAGGCAGGTGGAGCCGGCAAGAACGATCCAACTGACCAAGCACAAACGCCGTGAAAGAGGCCGAGACGCGAGCATGGTGGCGATCCTCCTCGCTGGACTCCGTCTGGGAGACACAGCTACCCATACGCGAGAAAGGGCCACCCGTCCAGCGGCGCAGGCCTTCCGCTCTGACGTTTGGATGCACGCCGCAGGACCCAGTCGTTCCGGCACAGTCCTCCCCATGAGCAAGATCCTCCCATCCTGCCCAATCGAGTCACGCCCGGAACAGGCCACCAGCCGGGTGAACAGCAGGCCGCCGAGCACCCTTCCGGCCATGACCCGATTCGTGGATGCCCACGATTCTCGATTGGGCCGCAACCACCACTTGCATTCCAACCCACCAGGGCCCAAGATGTCGCCATGAGCCAGTTCTTTGCCAGGAAACCGCTTCAGATGCTGATGGACGAGATGGCCGGCGAACACCGCCTCCGGCGAGTGTTGGGCCCCATTCAGCTCACTTTCCTGGGTATCGGCTGTATCATCGGGACCGGCATCTTCGTGCTGACCGGCGTGGCCGCTCATGATAAAGCCGGACCGGCCCTGATGCTGTCCTTCGCCGTGGCGGGAATGGCCTGCATCTTCGCGGCACTGTGCTATGCGGAATTCGCCTCCATGATCCCGGTAGCCGGCTCCGCGTACACCTACGCCTACGCTACCCTCGGCGAACTGCTGGCCTGGATCATCGGCTGGGACCTGATCCTGGAGTACGGAGTGGCCTCGGCCGCCGTGGCCAACGGATGGTCGCATTACTTCCAGCAGTTCATCGGGATGTTCGGCCTCCATCTCCCATCTTTCCTGACCGTCGCTCCCTTTGATTTCAGTCCGGAGACCGGTCTGCCCCAGATGACCCGCAGCCTCATCGATTTCCCCGCCATGTTCATCGTGGTGGCCATGACGATCCTCCTGGTCATCGGGATCCGGGAAAGCGCGGGTTTCAACGCGATCATGGTGATCATCAAGCTGGCGGTTGTTCTTCTGGTCATTGTGGTTGGCTGGTCTTTCGTGAAACCGGAGAACTGGCAGCCATTCGCTCCGTACGGCTACGGCGGACTGAGCTTCTTCGGTACCACGGTCTGGGGCGACGTGAGCAGGGGCGGCGAGCCGATGGGGATGATGGCCGGAGCCGCAACCATCTTCTTCGCCTACATCGGCTTCGACGCGGTCTCGACGCAGGCGGAGGAGGCCCGTAATCCGCGGCGAGATGTCCCCATCGGCATCATCGCCTCGCTGATCGTGTGTACCGTCTTGTACATCGGGGTGGCCGCCGTGCTGACCGGCATGGTGCGCTACGACCAGATCGAGATCAACGCCCCGGTGGCGGCGGCTTTCAAGCACGTCGGGTTGCGCTGGGCGGAGTTCGTGATCTCGCTCGGCGCCCTGGCCGGCATCACCTCGGTCTTGCTGGTGCTCATGCTCAGTCAGCCGCGGGTGCTGCTGGCCATGGCCCGCGATCGGCTCCTGCCGCCGGCCTTCTTCGCGGCGGTGCATCCCCGGTTCCGGACGCCGTGGAAATCCAGCATCGTCACCGGCATCTTCGTCGGACTGATGGCCGCCGTTCTGCCCCTGCGGATTCTGGCTGAACTGGTCAATATCGGGACGCTTCTGGCCTTCACCATCGTGTGTGCGGCCGTTCTGATCATGCGCAAGACCCAGCCGAACGCCGAGCGGCCGTTTCGAGTGCCGTTCGCCCCCGTCGTCCCTGTGCTGGGCATGATCATGTGCCTGCTGCTGATGTTCTCGCTGCCTTGGCAGAATTGGGTGCGGTTGGGCGTCTGGCTGGCGGTTGGCTTCATCATCTACTTCGGATACGGCCGCTACCGCAGTGTCCTCGCGCCCAACCTCGAGCGGCTCATCGGAACACAGGGGGTCTCAGGTAGCGGTTTCCCGGTCGCCGAGATCGAGCAGCCAACCGAAGATCCTCCCCCCGGCCCCGCAGATGGCCCCCAGCCCCCACAAGCATGATCAGGGTCGTCGCCCGGGTACCTTCCCCAGGTCCCGATCAACCCTGGTGATGCCCGCACGTGACCTCAGACATGGGTGCCGGGGTCGTCCGAGCCCTGGTGACCCAAAGGCAATGGGGCCGGCCGCTGCTCGCTCAGCAGCGAAGCGGCAATCCCCACGACCAGGGCTCCACCGATGATCGCCAGCGAAGCCCCGGTCGGGATCTCGTACAGATCGGTCAGCAGCATCTTCACGCCGATGTAGGCCAGCAGAAACACCAGACTGCTCTTGAGATACCGGAACTTGTGCATCAGGCCCGCCAGGGCGAAGTACAGCGACCGCAGGCACAGGATCGCAAAGATATTCGAGGTGAAGACGATGAACGGGTCTCGGGTGATCGCGAAGATCGCGGGGATCGAGTCGATCGCGAAGAGAACGTCCGTGCTCTCGATGACCAGCAGGCAAACGAACATCGGAGTGATGGCCCGCTTCCCGTCGAGGTGGGTGAAGAACCGCTGGCCCTCCATCTTCTTGGTCACCGGATACAACCGTCGGGCCAGACGCACAAGAATGTTGCGGTCCGGCTCAACCTTCTCCTCACCGGCGAACATCATCTTCACGGCGGTGGCCAGCAGGAGCACGCCGAAGACGTAGATGATCCAGTGAAACCTGGAGATCAGGGCGGCGCCGGCCAGGATCATGACGCCGCGCATCACCAGGGCTCCCATGATGCCCCAGAACAGCACGCGGTGCTGATGCACCGCAGGCACGCCAAAATAAGCGAAGATCAAGGCGATGACGAAGATGTTGTCCATACTCAGCGATTGCTCGACAATGTAGCCGGTGAAGAAGTCGAGGGCCGCCTGCCGGCCAGTGGTGACCACACCGTTGTGCTCCGCCATGCCCAGCCAGTTGTGTTGGTAGATGAAGTACACCGCCACGTTGAAGGCCAGCGCCAGGAACGCACACAGACTCGCCCAGCGAAGGGCCTCCCACGTGCCAATCGTGTGGGCCTTGCGGTTCAGCACGCCCAGATCAAGGGCGAGCATGACCAATACAAACAGAACGAAGCCGATCCAAAGCCAAATCGCCATCGCTTACCTCGCGCGGGAATTGTCGTCGATGGCTTCCTTTCACGCCACCCGCTCCGACGCCGGAAAACCAGCCCCGCCGGCAACTCGAACCGGCCGATTCCTACCTGCACCGCCGACCGGCGAAACCCGGCTCGTTGGGACTCGCGATCGCAGGGCGGATCGGCCCACAGCCCGGGCCTGCGCGTCTGCCAGTATGGCACAACCAGCCCGTCGCCTGCCTCGCTGGCACGAGATCCAAAGGGGGTTGGGAAGCCCGCCGCCTCGTGTAACATCATGATAAAAAATGGTTTACGATCAATGGTCTTATACCCTGCCCTTCTGGCATCGAGCGTGC is a genomic window containing:
- a CDS encoding alpha/beta hydrolase encodes the protein MLASRPLSRRLCLVSWIVLAGSTCLVARPLTTSAPAPPKGYASTEEVKAAIGRGEVRLINLLALTPANVVVKPDVEYGRVGDISLKLDLYQPRKLERNVPAILLIHGGAWKSGHRSVYRPYCIKLAERGYVAATVSYRLSGQAPYPAAVHDVKCAVRWLRANANVLHVDPDRIAAMGGSAGGHLAMMLGYSPKVAELEGDGENSRASSRVQAVINFYGPTDLTTPFARSQPVVVSFMGGRQYQEAQAMYRQASPLTHLTRDAPPTLILHGTIDDTVPIEQADALATRLKELDVPCEYVRLAGWPHTMDLAQSVSDYCWYKIDQFLARHLPLPAGATAPAEETGRPGESNTTAPESRAAEP
- a CDS encoding TerC family protein; the protein is MAIWLWIGFVLFVLVMLALDLGVLNRKAHTIGTWEALRWASLCAFLALAFNVAVYFIYQHNWLGMAEHNGVVTTGRQAALDFFTGYIVEQSLSMDNIFVIALIFAYFGVPAVHQHRVLFWGIMGALVMRGVMILAGAALISRFHWIIYVFGVLLLATAVKMMFAGEEKVEPDRNILVRLARRLYPVTKKMEGQRFFTHLDGKRAITPMFVCLLVIESTDVLFAIDSIPAIFAITRDPFIVFTSNIFAILCLRSLYFALAGLMHKFRYLKSSLVFLLAYIGVKMLLTDLYEIPTGASLAIIGGALVVGIAASLLSEQRPAPLPLGHQGSDDPGTHV
- a CDS encoding DUF1080 domain-containing protein gives rise to the protein MSPRILALKVLCGLVVLSVFPAPAAAAGDDGFKPIFDGKTLAGWDGDPDLWRVEDEAITGQTTADKPIKLNTFLIWRGGLVDDFELRLEFRIFGGNSGVQYRSFEMPQVGKWVVGGYQADVDAANEWTGAHYAERDRGIIAPRGDKVVIGADHKPKVTGQVGDRAKLGERIKKEDWNLYRIVACGNRLIHEINGQVMSDTTDEDREMRRFSGIIALQLHAGPPMKVQFRKVLLKRLPLEGRRKVVFVAGPSSHGYGEHEHNAGCALLAKLLNENMPGILATVYHNGWPKEPTAFDNANAVVIYADGGGGQPIIPHLKEVQALIDKGVNLACLHYAVEVPKGEAGDRFLKWIGGYFEGFWSVNPFWTAEYKEFPRHPVARGVRPFAIDDEWYYHMRFPEDMKEVTPILTALPPDATRERPDGFHSGNQHVRARKGMPEHTAWVFERPGGGRGFGFTGGHIHWNWANDDYRKIVLNAVAWVAGLEVPADGVPSKTPTFEQLEAGLDKPQPKDFDKNSVSKLLDRWRSR
- a CDS encoding amino acid permease codes for the protein MSQFFARKPLQMLMDEMAGEHRLRRVLGPIQLTFLGIGCIIGTGIFVLTGVAAHDKAGPALMLSFAVAGMACIFAALCYAEFASMIPVAGSAYTYAYATLGELLAWIIGWDLILEYGVASAAVANGWSHYFQQFIGMFGLHLPSFLTVAPFDFSPETGLPQMTRSLIDFPAMFIVVAMTILLVIGIRESAGFNAIMVIIKLAVVLLVIVVGWSFVKPENWQPFAPYGYGGLSFFGTTVWGDVSRGGEPMGMMAGAATIFFAYIGFDAVSTQAEEARNPRRDVPIGIIASLIVCTVLYIGVAAVLTGMVRYDQIEINAPVAAAFKHVGLRWAEFVISLGALAGITSVLLVLMLSQPRVLLAMARDRLLPPAFFAAVHPRFRTPWKSSIVTGIFVGLMAAVLPLRILAELVNIGTLLAFTIVCAAVLIMRKTQPNAERPFRVPFAPVVPVLGMIMCLLLMFSLPWQNWVRLGVWLAVGFIIYFGYGRYRSVLAPNLERLIGTQGVSGSGFPVAEIEQPTEDPPPGPADGPQPPQA